The following proteins come from a genomic window of Sesamum indicum cultivar Zhongzhi No. 13 linkage group LG10, S_indicum_v1.0, whole genome shotgun sequence:
- the LOC105171540 gene encoding uncharacterized protein LOC105171540 has protein sequence MVMEVVHEDMGDGNMQCINHPYKNSTPGGICAFCLQEKLGKLVSSSFPVAVFPSSSSSSSPSFRSDFGGSNTTSSGGAATVGTVLQVRHLASSSVNSQSGGNDCNYHGLYTRRSRLPFVLTHKKKKKKDGVAMAMASSDSSSIVFKRSKSTATPRRGIHFLDEDYSPHRRGFWSFLYTSKHSTSKKSDKHLKALKLASATPSTVSSTVASSSVNGVGGAIRSREKKREDFVVVGENGSPDQAAFDRKVSRSRSVGCGSRSFSGDFFERISTGFGDCTLRRVESQREGKPRLHSVQRNGGNSGNNGQDCIKERVKCGGIFSGFMITSSSSSSSSSSYWVSSSAEDSNVNGKSISSVRHVSHGRSRSWGWALASPMRAFSKPSAGKRDAASNKNVTPNLAAIPSLLAVSG, from the coding sequence ATGGTGATGGAAGTTGTGCATGAAGATATGGGGGACGGCAACATGCAATGTATAAACCATCCATACAAAAACAGCACCCCCGGTGGGATCTGCGCTTTTTGTCTTCAAGAGAAGCTCGGAAAGCTTGTTTCTTCCTCATTTCCTGTGGCTGTTTTCCCTTCTTCTTCCTCgtcttcttctccttcttttaGATCTGATTTTGGTGGTAGCAATACCACCTCATCCGGCGGAGCCGCCACTGTCGGCACGGTCCTTCAGGTCCGCCACCTTGCTTCTTCGTCTGTCAACTCTCAGAGTGGAGGCAATGACTGTAACTATCACGGGCTTTACACAAGGCGATCAAGATTGCCTTTTGTTTTGACacacaagaagaagaaaaagaaggatgGAGTGGCGATGGCGATGGCGAGTTCAGACTCCAGCAGCATTGTTTTCAAGAGAAGCAAGTCTACTGCAACCCCAAGAAGAGGCATCCATTTCCTGGATGAAGATTATAGTCCTCACAGAAGAGGGTTCTGGTCATTTCTTTACACGTCGAAGCACTCTACTTCTAAGAAAAGTGATAAGCACTTGAAAGCTTTGAAGTTGGCATCAGCCACACCTAGTACTGTGAGTAGTACTGTGGCATCATCATCTGTGAATGGTGTTGGTGGTGCAATTAGATCAAGGGAGAAGAAAAGGGAAGATTTTGTGGTGGTGGGTGAGAATGGAAGCCCTGATCAGGCTGCATTTGACAGGAAGGTGTCAAGATCCAGATCTGTTGGTTGTGGGAGCAGGAGCTTTTCAGGAGACTTCTTTGAGAGGATCTCAACTGGCTTCGGGGATTGTACTCTCCGCAGAGTGGAGTCCCAGAGGGAAGGGAAGCCTAGACTGCACTCAGTTCAAAGGAATGGTGGAAATAGTGGCAATAATGGGCAGGATTGCATTAAAGAAAGAGTAAAATGTGGTGGGATTTTCAGTGGATTTATGATAACGtcgtcatcatcttcttcatcatcttcttcttatTGGGTTTCATCTTCAGCTGAGGATAGTAATGTGAATGGGAAATCAATTTCATCAGTGAGGCATGTTTCTCATGGGAGGAGCAGAAGCTGGGGTTGGGCACTTGCAAGTCCTATGAGAGCTTTTAGTAAGCCTTCTGCTGGGAAACGGGACGCTGCTTCCAACAAGAATGTTACGCCAAACTTGGCTGCAATTCCTTCCTTGTTGGCTGTCAGTGgctga